The Brassica oleracea var. oleracea cultivar TO1000 chromosome C6, BOL, whole genome shotgun sequence genomic interval AAATTAATTTGTATAAAACTAATAAAAATGATATAAAATTGTATAATTATCAAAAATTTAGCCTAAACAATATTTATAAAATTTGTAGATATATAAGAAACTAATGATCTTACGATTAGATATTTAAATTTTAAAAAAATTGTAGAAATTTTTGAAAGTTTTAGTAATACAAATTGTATAATTATACAAAAATAATAATATTTCGAAATTTAAAATGTTATATATGAATATATTTATTTTATAGATAATGTATGAGTTATTACCATATTTTAAAAAAGTTTACCAAAAAGAAATATCAATATTAAATGTAATATATGAATTATTACCATATTCTTATAAGTTTGCCAAAATATAATTCAACATTAAATGAAATTATCCATGTCATATTTTTTCGGAAACCATGTCATCAATTTCAGTAGTCATGTCATATTTGTTTTGTGAAATTGACTGTACAAAGTACATGTGGCAAAATCACTTCACAAATATAGTCTAGGGGATTATTGCTAAAGGGTTCAAAACAGTATATTCATTTTTTATGTAAGTGAAACGTGATTTACAAGAGATATTGTATGTTATTAAGGGAAACCAAACCTTTAGGTAACAGTATAGTATATATGCGAGAGATATTCGTTTGGTCTGTAAATTAAATTTAGCTGGTTTATTAATATTCTAAAATCTCTATATTAAAAGCTGTGGTATAGATATGTAATTATTGAAGAAAACTCATGGGTTATTTCTTTTTGTACTCCTGTTTTAATAGATTAGACTAGATACGCAGGTCAAATAATAATAGTTAAAGAGAAATAAACGAAAAAATAATGAACTTCAGTGAGGCAAAATCTCTATTATTATGAAAAACTAGAGGTGAAGAAGGAACGATGCTGGTTCGGTAACGAAGTAGACATCGAAGCTAAGTCAGATTCTTCTGTCATGTGGTTGTTGTTTGGTCGGGCATTGCTTTCAGTAATCGCGTTTGATCGGCTTATCTTCAACGCACGTGCATGTTCGTGCTTTCCACGCGCCGGTGGCCCCTAAATGATTCTCCGCTTTCAAAGAGATTACAAAAGCAAGATGGCAGGAAAGGAGTCAAAAGCAACGACACACTTAAACCCAATATCATCATCTCCCTGCTAACAAGTAGTATTAAGCAATATTCATAATTATTGATCGATGATTTAGATTTGTGATCCTTATCGCAAATGATAATATGGATGAAAAAGAAAAAAAAAAAAAAAAAAAAAAAAAAAGGATGAATTATTAGGTGATACCACATATCTACCTTGTTATACCGTACCATAGGTAAACCCCTTGTAGATATTTCATCAATATATGAAAACATAAAATGAAAAATAAAAGAGAGAAGTAAAATACCTAAAACATTCATGAGAAAAATTTATCACATATCTCAATAATTATTAGTGGAGTTTAAATATTACATTTTAATTAAGTAATTAATTTTTAATTTTATTTAGTTTTGATATGCTGTTAATTTCTTAGAATCGGGATCTATAACTTATTCCACCATTATCTAAAAATTATCTGAGGATATCCACACACTGTTACAATATACCACCGAGATATATAAACTATATAACAGTAAACACTATTTGTAACTAAACCAACGTTTTAAAATATACACAAAACCGAACACTAAATAACACATCATAAGAACTAGATTTTTTCATAATCCCAAGTTCACAAGTATATCACGATCTCAAAAGAAAAATGCTAAGCTCCTGTCCATAGCTACCCTCTGGGTTAACCATATGAAACGCATCCGAGTCACTAGACCCCGTGACTCGCTCAAACTTCGCCCTCAAATACAACGTCTCACCGTTTGGAACCACCCCTGCGCCAACGGAAACAGACTTCATCAACCGGAGAAACACGACGTCGTTTTCAGTTACCTCTCTCTTCACGGCGAACCCAACTTTCCTTCCGTTGCAGTACATAGACCAAACCGGCACGTCTAAGATATTAGACCGGCGGTTGCTTTTGCTCCGGAGAGCGATTCTGAGAAATCCCTCCTCCATCTCACGAGCTAGAGCCGCCGTAGGAACGGCTAGCTCGAGTAGGAGGAGAGGTGGCCGAGACAACGGATGAGTGTCGTCTTGGAGGCAGAAGCTGACGTGGCCATGACGGTGACCGAAGAAAGTTCCGGTAATAACTGCACCGGTTTTGTCGGAGGAAGAGGAAGAGACGGTGTCGTCTTGGTCGGAGGGAGGAGATTGGTAAGTGCAACAGTATGGGATTAAGCACTCGATAAGGGAACGTAGGGTTCGTCGGAGACGGACTTCACGGGCACAGTCAACGTTGGTCGGAGAGTTAATGACTCGCAGATGGCTGCTTCTTTCTCTTCCCAAGTCTACCATCGTTCTCATATTGCTGGTACTTGATGGTGTAAAGTATAAGAAGATAATTGAGTTTGATGTAGAGAAATGAGAGGAAGTTTGATGATATACTTATATATAGGTCTGACCGTCTGAGGCGTAAATGGATTAATTTTTTTTTTAAAATGTATTAACTTATTATTTTATTTGGGTTATCACTTTATAAAGTTATATCATAATGGATAGAGAATACATATTACACGCGTGTGCTTTCATCGTTTCTGTTTTCGAGTAACTGATTTATTGCTCCTCCTTAGTTTGTTCACCAAACGGGTGTAAACTTAGCTGAATTAAGTGTCACGTTTAATGTAATTGGGAAACTAGATATCCTAAATTATGGAAACTATAAATGATGGGGCTGTTCGTTTCACCATCTGTCATCTCCATCCAGAAAATCTATTTCTATTGAAATGATCCATTCAGATTTTTGGAACTGTTTGTTTGTCCATCCAGACGGTAGATGAACCATCTAAATGAATTTTATATTTGTTTTTTTATTTTCATTTCCATCCAAATGAGTTTATTAAACAAATTACCAAAGAACCCTTTATCTTGATTTAATCATATGTTAAAATTTACTACAATAATAACTTGTAATAAACAAAAAAATTGATAAGCATGTATTTGAAAAAAAAAACTTTAGAGTCTCAAACTAAAAGACTAGTAATAATAAAACGACTGTAACTTCGGTTTTGGCAGAAAACGATTTTTTCGGTTTTGACGGAAAACGAGATTTTTCGGTTTTCACGGAAAACGAGATTTTTCGGTTTTGACGGAAAAACGAGATTTTTGATTTTGGCGGGAAAATACAATTTTTGGTTTTAGCGAGAAAAGGCATTTTGCGGTTTTGGGGGGAAAACGAGATTTTTTCGGTTTAAGCAGAAAAACGCGTTTTTCGGTTTTGGCGGGAAAACAAGATTTTTTTTGTTTTGGCGGGAAAATACAATTTTCGGTTTTGGCGAGAAAACATGTTATGTGGTTTTGGTGGGAAAACGCGTTTTGCGGTTTTGGCGGGAAAACAAGTTTTTCGGTTTTGGCGGAAAAACGAGTTTTTCGGTTTTGGCGGAAAAACGAGTTTTTCGGTTTTGGCAGAAAAACGAGTTTTTCGGTTTTGGCAGAAAAACGACAATTTTTGGTTCTGGTGAGAAAACATGTTATGTGGTTTTGGTAGGAAAACACGTTTTTGCGCTTTTAGCGGGAAAACGAGATTTTCGGTTTGGCGGTAAAACACATTTTTCTGTTTTAGCGGGAAAACAAGATTTTTTTTGATTTGGCAGGAAAACAACAATTTTTGGTTTTTGGGAGAAAACATGTTATGTGGTTTTGGTGGGAAAACGCGTTTTTGCGGGTTTAACAGGAAAACAAGATTTTTGATTTTGGCGGAAAAACACGCTTTTCGGTTTTGGCTGGAAAGCAAGATTTTTCGGTTTTGGCTGGAAAGCAAGATTTTTCAGTTTTGGCGAGAAAACATTTTATGTGGTTTTGGTGGGAAAACGCGTGTTTGAGGTTTTGGCGGGAAACGAGATTTTCGGTTTTGGCGGAAAAACACGTTTTTCGTTTTGGCGGGAAAACAAGATTTTTCGGTTTTTGGCAGGAAAACGACAATTTTCGGTTTTGGCGAGAAAACATGTTTTGACGATTTTGGTGGGAAAACGTGTTTTTGCGTTTTTGGCGTGAAAACGCGTTTTTGTAGTTTGAGCATGAAAACACGTTTTTCGAGTTTCGCGGAAAATGCGTTTTGGCGGGAAAATATGTTTTTTCGGATTTCACAGAAAATGCGTTTTGGCGGGAAAATATGTTTTTGCGGTTTTCACGAGAATCAGTTCTGGCGGAAATACATTTTGATGAGAAAACACATTTTTGGTTTTGGCGGGAAAACGCGTTCCGGCGGGAAAACACATTTTGTGGTTTTGGCGGGAAAACTTGTTTAAGTGTTTTGGCGGAAAAATGTGTTTTCGCGTGAAAACGTGTTTTTTGTGATTTTGGCATGAAAACACGTTTTTGCTGGAAAACACGTTTTTGCAATTTTGGCGGGAAAACAAGTTTTTGCAATTTTGTGCGGAAATGCATTTTTAGGGTTTTGGCGCAAAAAATTCGATTTTAGGGTTTCGCGGGAAAATGTGTTTTTGTGGTTTTGTCAGTTTTCGTGTGTGACAAAATGATATTATGTTTATATTTGTAATTTGTGAATTACATCAAGGGCATAATAAACATTATACCATATTGAATGAACCATTTCCATCCAAATGGTCCAAATTGGATCAGCTGAATGAACTTTAAAATTAAACCTAAATTTTCGAAAGTCATCCGGATGGATCATCCGGATGAGTTGCACTTTTAGTGTCTAAACGAACAAAACTCTCATTTTCATCAAGATGGCTCATCCGGATGGAGAAACGAACAGGCCCGATGTTGATAAGAAGGGAATAGAGGGAGGTGATGTAATTGGTTGGACTAACAAGACATGGGCTCACTTGTAATGTTATGTAGGACCAGGTCGATGCGTTTGTGATTTCCTTGAACTGTTTTGTTTGTTGTATCTACTTCTGTAATTTTCTTTCATTTCTTTAATAATGCTAATTTTTTACTATGGAAATATACTAGAAATATGCATATTAAATTTTTTTTTCTTTTTTTAATATGTGCCTTTCTCAATAGACTAATTTAAATTATGTTTTTGAAGTGGATGTATGGTATACATACGCTGTTAGATATTCCAGTTGTGAATTTGAAGTTATGTAATAAGGGAAGCAACGATTTTATTTTATCGGTAGGTTATGTGTACTTGTAAATCAATTGTCATATTAAAAAAATGCATGAATTTAAAAGGTGAGTTGATCGATTCTCCTGAAAAGCTTTTATAAAAAAAATAAGTTTAAACCACTACACTAAAAATTATTTTTAATTTTGGAGCTCTAAAAAAAATTAAATTAATCGAAGGCCTGAAGCGAGTACCTTTTTCAGGCCTGAAGCGAGTACCTTTTTCAGGCCTGAAGCGAGTGCCTTTTTCAATACATTGTAGGCACGTCTATGATTCCAATGATCATATCGTGATTTGCTATTCTCTTTATAGTTTTTCCAACTTATTGTTATTTTTTTATTTATGCAGTAGCAATTAGAGTTAAAAATGTTTTAAATAAATATTGTTATTTTTTTTTCTATTTATAAAAAAATAGTATTCTTCTATTTTTTATATTCTGTATTTAGATATTGTTATTCTAGAAGAATATGTTGGAATATATCTCAGTTCTATTGTAGCTTTTTTAATTTAAAAATAAAAATAGCAAAATATATTAGAAAGGTCTAAGTTATAGCAGAGATGCTATTTATTTAATGCTTTGTTATACTACATGATAAGCGTTGTCTAAATATGCGCACAGATTACTCCCATTTGTGTACAAGGTATATGAATCATATATGATGCAGTTACATGAAATGTTTATCGGAAAAATTGCCAAATATGACTCACAACTTGATTTTAAATACAAAAGTAAACCCAAACTTGAATCAAATTCAAAATTAACCTAAAAGACTATTGAAATTGCAACCAGCCTCTTGTGAACAAACAAAAAAAACTAATTTTTTTTACGTTTCTAACCTCCGTAAGTCGTCTGTCCATACGACTTTACAGTCATTCAGACGACTTACTGGAAAGTCGTTTAATTCTACTTAGAAATAATTTAAAAATTTTGTAAAAAATATTTTGATAAGTGAAAAATTGAAATCATGTAATTAACATATGTTTTAAGAGATGTAAATTAAGACATAACAAACGTTAATTGTTTTTAACATAGATGAGTGAAAGCAGTGAGTCATGATATTCTTTGGTTTAGGTTTTGCCAACATGCCAACATATGTTGTAGTATTGTATATGTTCTTAGGGTTCGTTTTTGGAATGCATAAATGTTTTTTTGAAAACTTTAAAATTTACCTAAGTGTATTTATTTCTGTGTATAGTAAACACTATTTAAGTATAACTACGGCTTTATAACGTNNNNNNNNNNNNNNNNNNNNNNNNNNNNNNNNNNNNNNNNNNNNNNNNNNNNNNNNNNNNNNNNNNNNNNNNNNNNNNNNNNNNNNNNNNNNNNNNNNNNNNNNNNNNNNNNNNNNNNNNNNNNNNNNNTTTAATTTTACAATGTACTTTTAAACCTAACCGGATTATTTACCGGACATCTATAAGGTGTTTTTTTTTTGTTCACTGTTTCGCGAAATTCAGAAAACCCTAACGCCGTTTCTCTCAAAGGCGATTTCGAAGGCGATTTCCGTCGATTCTCTCTAATCCATTGTTCTCACCGCCGGTTATCTCTCCGCCTTTATCACCGTCGTTCTCACCACCATTCTCACGGCCGCTTCCTCTATATAGGATCTGAGAGGAAACCTTAGCGCACATTCTCTCAGAGGCGTCTTGTTGAACTCCGCCACCGGTAAGTTATATCTCTTACTGTCGTGTGATTGATCGAGGAAAATATGAACATAAAACGTTGTCTCTATCAATTTATACACTCGTTCTTTTTTTCACGTCTATTTTTTGCAGATATATAACCACTATGTCGAAGGCGACTATACCTTCTCCGAATTTTCAGGTCTGCTTCAAAATGTTCTACTGGAAGTCTTGGAAGACTTATAATTAAGTCATCTGCAAAGTCTTCCAGCTGGAAGTCTTGGAAGACTTATAATTAAGTTGTCTGCAAAGTCTTTCATTCCAGCTGGAAGACTTTCCTGACGATTTAATTATAAGTCTTTCAGCTGGAAAACTTGCCAGACGACTTAATTATAACTCTTTGATTGTTTTGAGATGGTTGTCTTTGATTGTTTTGCAGGAAAAAAAAATGGATATACTAGAACTCCCCCGTAGGATACATACATTAGGGGAAGAGCCCCCCCCCGCAGTGCATAGCATTTCGTATCATACTTGTTGGACATTGCATACTGCTTTAAAGAAAGCTCCTCATGATGACGAATATGAAGAGCTGAAGGAGTCGAAGTTGGGAGTTTTCATCAAGTTCCAAGAGCTGGGATTTGATTGGGCTTCAAGGCTGGTTTATTAAGTGCTCGGTTTCCAGCTGGACATAAAGAAGAAGTATGAGCTGTGGAGTCTCGNNNNNNNNNNNNNNNNNNNNNNNNNNNNNNNNNNNNNNNNNNNNNNNNNNNNNNNNNNNNNNNNNNNNNNNNNNNNNNNNNNNNNNNNNNNNNNNNNNNNNNNNNNNNNNNNNNNNNNNNNNNNNNNNNNNNNNNNNNNNNNNNNNNNNNNNNNNNNNNNNNNNNNNNNNNNNNNNNNNNNNNNNNNNNNNNNNNNNNNNNNNNNNNNNNNNNNNNNNNNNNNNNNNNNNNNNNNNNNNNNNNNNNNNNNNNNNNNNNNNNNNNNNNNNNNNNNNNNNNNNNNNNNNNNNNNNNNNNNNNNNNNNNNNNNNNNNNNNNNNNNNNNNNNNNNNNNNNNNNNNNNNNNNNNNNNNNNNNNNNNNNNNNNNNNNNNNNNNNNNNNNNNNNNNNNNNNNNNNNNNNNNNNNNNNNNNNNNNNNNNNNNNNNNNNNNNNNNNNNNNNNNNNNNNNNNNNNNNNNNNNNNNNNNNNNNNNNNNNNNNNNNNNNNNNNNNNNNNNNNNNNNNNNNNNNNNNNNNNNNNNNNNNNNNNNNNNNNNNNNNNNNNNNNNNNNNNNNNNNNNNNNNNNNNNNNNNNNNNNNNNNNNNNNNNNNNNNNNNNNNNNNNNNNNNNNNNNNNNNNNNNNNNNNNNNNNNNNNNNNNNNNNNNNNNNNNNNNNNNNNNNNNNNNNNNNNNNNNNNNNNNNNNNNNNNNNNNNNNNNNNNNNNNNNNNNNNNNNNNNNNNNNNNNNNNNNNNNNNNNNNNNNNNNNNNNNNNNNNNNNNNNNNNNNNNNNNNNNNNNNNNNNNNNNNNNNNNNNNNNNNNNNNNNNNNNNNNNNNNNNNNNNNNNNNNNNNNNNNNNNNNNNNNNNNNNNNNNNNNNNNNNNNNNNNNNNNNNNNNNNNNNNNNNNNNNNNNNNNNNNNNNNNNNNNNNNNNNNNNNNNNNNNNNNNNNNNNNNNNNNNNNNNNNNNNNNNNNNNNNNNNNNNNNNNNNNNNNNNNNNNNNNNNNNNNNNNNNNNNNNNNNNNNNNNNNNNNNNNNNNNNNNNNNNNNNNNNNNNNNNNNNNNNNNNNNNNNNNNNNNNNNNNNNNNNNNNNNNNNNNNNNNNNNNNNNNNNNNNNNNNNNNNNNNNNNNNNNNNNNNNNNNNNNNNNNNNNNNNNNNNNNNNNNNNNNNNNNNNNNNNNNNNNCAGCTCAAAACACTACCCCTCCACCTAAACCGACGCTCAAACCCGGGGTTAGTAACGAATCCTCTCCCAACAAGAGATTGACTAGACAAAGTCTTAAGAATAAGAACTGAAAAGTTGTATATTGCAGAGCGAAAGTGTTAATGGGACGAACGCGGGAAGAAAGAGCTTGCCGGAGGATAAAGTCCAGATGTACTCGCAGATGCTAGTTCTTCGAAAGATAAAGCTCCAAAACCGAGCCTTGTTCTATTGGACAAAAATCAATCCACTGTTTCGGATTTACAGAAGGAGGATGCTAGATATCTGGAAAAGAGGGATGCTGCTTTGGCACTTTGCCGTGTAAATAGTGATCGAACAAAGAAACTTGC includes:
- the LOC106298446 gene encoding protein MIZU-KUSSEI 1, giving the protein MRTMVDLGRERSSHLRVINSPTNVDCAREVRLRRTLRSLIECLIPYCCTYQSPPSDQDDTVSSSSSDKTGAVITGTFFGHRHGHVSFCLQDDTHPLSRPPLLLLELAVPTAALAREMEEGFLRIALRSKSNRRSNILDVPVWSMYCNGRKVGFAVKREVTENDVVFLRLMKSVSVGAGVVPNGETLYLRAKFERVTGSSDSDAFHMVNPEGSYGQELSIFLLRS